The following nucleotide sequence is from Corylus avellana chromosome ca7, CavTom2PMs-1.0.
CTTTATGTGCACCGTCCATATTGCATTTTGATGGCCTGTAGGTGGCTGCTGTTTTTGCTGGAAGTTCCAGGGCTTGAACCACTATTAATTTTGTCCTGAAAGTATTAACAGCAGCAAGAAACACACATTAGTGAGCTGAGCTCTAATAAGATATTTACATTAATAGTGGAGGATCAAAATGAAATGAAACTGCAAAGATTTGAAGGCCATCTCAGGTTCAGCTGAGTTCTaaggttattttatttaatataatcCATCATGAGATGGTGCATACGTTGGTGTCCCAGTTGGGCTTGTTGAGGTTTCCATGGCTTCTAAAGGAGAGAGCTTCGATTAGCTCAAGATCGGGAACCATTTGCAGGCAGGCACTTGTAATGCGTTTTTAAAGTTCAGGAGCAATATTTTCTGCTATTTCCGTTGTTATAATTGTTTCCATGGATATTTTGTGGCATTAGCAACGGGAGCAACAGGTTAATTTATTCTTGAAAGGTTTATGATTATGTTAATTCTACCATTGTCTGCAAAACATCATTATTAGTATACCATGCTGTTCTGTCTCTTCAAAGGAAATCATGGCCTGACCTTTTGTTGTATGAATGATAtcaccctttatttatttattttgttagtagTCATTTATAGATTTGCACATGGTGGGGTCGAATTTGTTCTCATTAATGTTATGAAGTTTAATGGAGTGgctttcaaaatttaattttgaaaaagatgtttgagatttaaaaatctaaaaattctaGAGAATtatgatcaaaattcaaaacccagTTGGGTTTGCGTATTTGActcccaaactttttttttttttttttttttttaaataaaataaaagcttgGGAGCCCCGAAACATGCGCCTTATTTCTCGCACCTAATCAGCCCCCGATCCCATggcaaaagacaaaaaagtaTCCCTCCTGCTGCTTTAAGTATAAGCTTTTGTCATTATTTGTATTAAGTTACAATTTTTAAACACAAACCATCAATTCCATAGAATAACACACCGGctatgtttgtgtttgtgttttttttttattttttttatttatgacaTGTTCCGtacaagagggagagagaggattcaaactagtaactttCGTTTCATAAAGCATGGTCTCCATGTCCACACAGGCTATGTTTGTTAATTACTAGAAATGCAAAGTTAGCCCAAacagggggggggggggggggtttgcTGGGTTGGCGTGATTGATAATTTGGTCCCAGGAGAGGCCAAAGAATGAATGCGAATTAAAAGTTGGTTTTAGACTTTTAGTCGACCCTCCCCATTCTTTGTACTCATTAATACACCACACCTTTTGCCGTAATTGCAGGATAAAAATGCTACGCAACCAAAGGTTATATCTTTCTTCTTGtccaaatttctcttcttttttgcttttgataTTGTACTATCGGTCGGACGATGCTTCAATGTGAAATTTCTGACAACCGCTGTCATTTCTTTCTAAAGCTAGCAGATATATGAGTAAAAGATTGCGCTGCCAAAACAGTTGCTATAATCCTTTTTAACTCAAAAGTCTGATCATCATATTGATAGGATCGATATCAATAGGGTAGTTGGCTTTTTGCCTTTGTTTCATGCTTGTTTTTCAgtttctgatatatatatatatatattgatatgcTACTTCCAGTTCCAGGCATGCAGCAATGAAGAAATCTTCAATATACCCCAGATTTGAAATGAGTGCTTATGGGAGCGACAGATTTGATCCTCATGTGGACTTTTCCCAGGTGATTAATTTAACATTTTGAATCTTGGTCAAAGCCTCAAAGGGTTGTTTGCAAATTCAGTTTGTTAATTGACATTATCTGGTTTTGGCTTTTTAATCAGTTCTTGGCAGAAGCAAGACACCATGCAAGAGGAGTAGATTTGCAGAGCTCATCACTGCGTCCAGAAGAAAATGGACAGGGAAGAtcggaggaggaagagaaaaagggaaagaaatcaTGGAAAAACAATCTCTTTTCATGGTGGAAAACAAACAGAAAGAACAAGTCGCCTCAGGCCAGTAATTGTTACAATCATATTCCAAAAAGACGGCGGATATTGTCCGGTCCAGTCTATGGCAGTGGTAAGACCAATGATGGCAGGCACCGGCGTCCCACTTCCGGGCCTCTCACCGGTCTTTTCAACCCCACAAAGACGTCGGAGAATGAAATACCTTACAGTTGTCTTCACCAGCTTGAAAGTCCTCGTTCTGTTCACACCTACGGGCCTCTTTACCTTGTAACGTAGTATATGGACATCAACAAGTTCATTGGGGAATTTTGACTTCTGTTTAGGTGAAACAATTGATTTCTAAATTGATAGCATGCAGCAATCGGATCATTTTGTAGAAAAATGCAAGGCTTTTGCAGCAATCCAAGCAATGACAACTTCATTTTACCATGTATCATGTTTCCTTGGTGTATGAATTTTATGTAATATTGCTTTTGCTGCTAATACGTTACCAGAGAACAATGTTTCTCATTGTTCTTATCCTAATGGGAGTCTCCAAAATTTCATCCTCACCAAGTTTTTCCTACCAACTgctgagaaagagaaaaagaaaaagagtgcaCGAAAAATCCTTCAATGTAATGCAAAAATACAGCCTAATTCAATAAAGCCGTTGTCTGTTGGCAAGTGGCAACAATGGCATTGTGACAAAATGCACCCAAGAACAGGTGATAGTGTAAAtggctactttttttttctgctCTTCCCATGAGCAAAGAATTGGGGCAACATAATACAACAACTTGTTTAGAAGATGGATTTTCACCACCCTCTTCAACACAGCGAAGCCTATTTTACTTAATTTCATACAATATTTGACATTTCAAGTAACTGTTCAATTCTGTCCCAAAAACAGAGTTACACCCAGAGAGTCGGATTGTGGAGATTTCAACCTATGTGATATGTCAAGATCAAGAATAAAAGAAACGTTGAGAAAAATAACATGGGGAGTTTTTAATTCTAGCCCAAAAGAAATAGCAATTCTCAGGGATGGTAGAACCGGACATGAACATCAAGAACTTCCAAATAACAATTCTCATTACCGGAATCAATTATTCCGATAATCTTGCACTGAGTTCTCATCTATATTCTACACTACCCAATATGTTCAATCTAATTAGGAACTTAATTTCTAACTCTGTGCTCTCCCTGCTTGTTCAACATCAACAGAACCGGGACTACAAGGACTTGCTCTTCTATTATCCCTGCTCAAAAGCCTCTTCAATGACCTGAGTCTTGTCGTCACCGGCGACTTTGATTCCTCCTCGGAAAACCTGCTAGCCGAAGGGGATAATGATGGCAAGTTCTCAGTCACTTGCCTTGGTATATCAATCACCAACATTCCATCCGCCGGCCGACTACTAGccgatgatgaagaagaagacgacgGGCAAGAAGGGCATTGAGAAGAAGGGCCTTCTTCCAAACAAGCACCCAAAGAACTTACCTGAGTCTGGTTACCCCAAAACAAGACGTTTGTGGGGAAATTCGGAGATTCTGTGGAAAATCCAGAAGCCAAATTCTCTCCTGATGCCTCAACATCCTCTGCTGCTACCTCACCAGTACTAGTGTTGGAGATGGAGATTTCAGGAGCAACTGGGTTCCGGCAAAGCGGGCAGGTGGAGTGGGACTGGAACCACATGTCAATGCAATCGACATGGAACCCATGATTGCATTTGGGGAGCAGCCGAGCTTTCTCTCCCTGCACAAGCTCAGAGAGGCAAACCGCGCATTCCAACCCATCTTTGAAGGCTTGTGGGTCGAATATCAATACGGGAAGCGAGCGGAGGACCGAGGGCTCGAGCCCTCTTCGCATGGTGGCAGCTACTGCCGGGTCTTGTCCGGGGGCGAATACGaagcggcggcggcggcggcggcgagGAGTATTATTAGTGGTGGCTTCGTCAATGCTCCACCAGAACCACTTGGCGTAGAGATGGAGAAACAGGACGAACACCACCACCATGAAGAGCACTATTATGGCTACCACCATTATCTTCCCGGTCAGCTCCACGACTCCTGAGTTGTCCAATTTCGAATCACTCGACGACCCATCCATGCTTGTTAATCAAACTTCTCTGACACCCAATTAATGTAATCAGCTAAGGATTCAGTTGAAATCCCAGAAAGATTCAGATTCCAAAAactcacaacaacaaaaaaaaaaagaagcccaaaacccaaatgGGGTTTCTCTTAGAATTGTCAAAATCCCGCGCCAGAAAGAAGTGATGAATGAAGGAGCATTAAATAGGTAGTTTGAAAGAGAAGAGGAAATTAGACTTGTTCTTCGTTTTGAAGAATAAGGTGGGCAAAGACGTGCGAGTTTCCGAAGAAAGAAGCAAAATGTAAAAAGCATCCAGATTGGACGCAAAGACTTGGACTTTTCGGAGGAGGAGAGGAAGACGACGATGTTCGGGTCCAAAGGTGAGAATTTCTCGACTCCGTTGCGTGGCTTCTCGGCGCTTTCCCTTTTGGCTCTCTATTCCTACGACTCTTAAACTCACCCCATTTTTATTCTGTATTTGCCATCGCCTCATTCATCTCTATTCTTATTCTACTACCCAACCCCTATtctatattaataatttaatatggtattatcATTACTCCTTAAACATTTTATGgactcaccaaaataattacaattttatcgATTATCTTGATCTTATGCTTAATTTAGATTTTTCTAATTTGTGTAAAAACTTTGAAATCTTTTAAAATCTAAGTCAACATTAGCCTATCacaacttttcaaaataaaattccatTTTTAATGAGGATAGGAATTTCAATATTCTAAGTCAATATTCTAGAGACACATCActttctgaaaagaaaaatgccaCATGAACTTTCACGTTCACACTGTATATGCACTTTTTGATGTGTCAccaaaaattaccattggattcaaaattcaaCGATGATTTTATTACGATCTTAAAAGTAtatttgtgattgcgtttgagaaatataacttttaagtcaaaaaaacattttgtttttagcaaaagttttatttttaagtttttgccaaaatgctttttggccatttttggacctataaaaacgcttttaatttttttttaccaaacgtgttttttaaaaaaaatttatttaaatggactttttaagtgttaaacgcacttttaatcCCCTCAAACGCACATCCAAACAGGCCTTGAGTATCTTAAGTATAAtcttaaccatatatatataattaagctCTTGGACTTGCAAtgcaatttttaattatgagtTCTACTCAAAATTTGTATAAGGTTTTCACTGCCATGTCAGGGAGTCTTGTATTTCTCTTCTAAAAATTAAGTTTAGAAATAAGGTTATGAAAACTTTAGGTCTAGCGGGAAGGATGTTAGGATTAGAATAGAATAACTTAGAGATAATATGTTATCACACATTAaaagtagtttattttaattaatcttttattttaattagaattAGAATTTCTCGAATTATTCCACCAAAATTCCATTCCTTTGTTAATTTTTCAACCCACCAACTTTTAATTAATAGCTTAACAACCTTAATTATAGAAGCAACTAGTGAGAGTTTGTTAATTACATAAGTGGTCTCATTGTAACAAGCATGGAACAAACAACATTTGacttaaaacaaaattgtgAGAGAAATGAAGGAAATCTCACTGTTCGTGAATCATGATTGACTTCTTCCAATCTAGCTCTCTTGTgaacaaaaccctaattcttaAATCTTGACCAATGCACTTTGAGCAGAGAGCATTGACAGTGGTCAATACGGTGGCAATGGCCAGATTTAATGTCAatgtaaattcaaaatttcattgACCTTTTCAACAACATATTTTCAGTCACAAATCCAAGTCAAACATACTGTTAACTAAttagaacaacaaaaaaaagtttgttcAAATCCGACAATATCTGATTGAGTAATTCATTTTGATCcaataatgaatttaaaagtcacatcaactttagaagaataaaaatgtgattctTAGCATTATTCTATCtgattttataaaagaaaaaaacaaattcgcAGCCGAAGTTGTGGAAACGGAGGAGTATATTCTTCCGCTTTGAGGCAAGGAATTTGGGAAAGCTTTTATGCAAGATTGAAGGATCAAGGATGggttaattaataattttaccctaattattttttttttttgcaaaaaggTAAGAATAGAGTGGGGCCGGCCTCAGCATTGTCACATGCTTATGTTTAAGCACAAATATCCACATAACTTGCACATTAAAATACTCTTTAATCATCCGCACAACTCGCTAATTACCACCCGCTTCCGGCGTTTATGTTATTAAAAAGATActttatgggaaaaaaaagggaaaaaaaaaaaaaaaaaggttgatttCATCCTATGTAGTAAGAATTGTTTTAATCattaaaacacacaaaaaaaaaaaaaaaaaaaaagtatttgtttttttaaaaagaaaaagaaaaaattttctttgctGTCCCCTTCATCGTTTCTTTAATTGTTGAAAACAGGAGTAAGAGACAAGAAAGCGTACCTACCTTTTCGAAAGAAGCGGTCATATTCGAAAATAGATGGCGTAGAACAAATTTGAACAAATTGCGAGAATCAGGAGGAGATTTGTAATTTGAGAGAAGAGATTATGTGTTACTTAGAGGACAtctttaggattgcgtttgaaaaatagagcttttaagttaaaaatagtttttgggcaaaagcttcatttttaagcttttgcc
It contains:
- the LOC132188594 gene encoding uncharacterized protein LOC132188594 isoform X1; translated protein: MLRNQSSRHAAMKKSSIYPRFEMSAYGSDRFDPHVDFSQFLAEARHHARGVDLQSSSLRPEENGQGRSEEEEKKGKKSWKNNLFSWWKTNRKNKSPQASNCYNHIPKRRRILSGPVYGSGKTNDGRHRRPTSGPLTGLFNPTKTSENEIPYSCLHQLESPRSVHTYGPLYLVT
- the LOC132188594 gene encoding uncharacterized protein LOC132188594 isoform X2; this encodes MKKSSIYPRFEMSAYGSDRFDPHVDFSQFLAEARHHARGVDLQSSSLRPEENGQGRSEEEEKKGKKSWKNNLFSWWKTNRKNKSPQASNCYNHIPKRRRILSGPVYGSGKTNDGRHRRPTSGPLTGLFNPTKTSENEIPYSCLHQLESPRSVHTYGPLYLVT
- the LOC132187344 gene encoding RING-H2 finger protein ATL3-like codes for the protein MDGSSSDSKLDNSGVVELTGKIMVVAIIVLFMVVVFVLFLHLYAKWFWWSIDEATTNNTPRRRRRRRFVFAPGQDPAVAATMRRGLEPSVLRSLPVLIFDPQAFKDGLECAVCLSELVQGEKARLLPKCNHGFHVDCIDMWFQSHSTCPLCRNPVAPEISISNTSTGEVAAEDVEASGENLASGFSTESPNFPTNVLFWGNQTQVSSLGACLEEGPSSQCPSCPSSSSSSSASSRPADGMLVIDIPRQVTENLPSLSPSASRFSEEESKSPVTTRLRSLKRLLSRDNRRASPCSPGSVDVEQAGRAQS